One genomic region from Phragmitibacter flavus encodes:
- a CDS encoding helix-turn-helix transcriptional regulator, giving the protein MNSATLRSFSSLVLELNDPLLPEERLFDHLIEGIAKLIPLNSFWVTSSDLHAGQVTSYLGPWAQEAVDLVPTFCQHVQDHPQFMALCQGKSARVDSVSDYVSRKAWRATGMFDEVISKIAAEDQMSTSTPLNDRVMFSLVVNRDGWGFGGQERALLALLAPHAIQAWRTRWLLKRIGLQQTGGFNSTLPDLCFQAMIDSFGNVVEAEEGALRWLRETFAAKIFALTPVLPEPLLSWLRSTLAQVQSGGESLASLPLSTQVTSPRGIHLQARLAPGPLYGLHAIAIERMADPVSLGIARLQKLNLSERQAEVLYWLAEGKTNDEIAGILRISLFTVKAHLRTIFNLLMVENRHSAAAMAWQHLQRAAPTWKP; this is encoded by the coding sequence ATGAACAGCGCGACCCTGCGTTCGTTCAGTTCCCTCGTGCTGGAATTGAACGACCCCCTGCTGCCTGAGGAACGACTTTTCGACCACCTCATTGAAGGCATCGCGAAACTCATTCCACTCAACAGCTTCTGGGTCACCTCCTCTGATCTTCACGCCGGGCAGGTCACCAGCTACCTTGGCCCCTGGGCACAAGAGGCCGTCGATCTCGTCCCGACGTTCTGCCAGCATGTGCAGGATCACCCTCAATTTATGGCGCTGTGCCAGGGCAAATCGGCAAGGGTCGATTCGGTCTCGGACTATGTTTCCCGCAAGGCCTGGCGTGCCACCGGCATGTTTGACGAGGTCATCAGCAAGATCGCGGCCGAAGACCAGATGTCCACCAGCACCCCTCTCAATGACCGCGTCATGTTCAGCCTGGTGGTGAATCGCGACGGCTGGGGATTCGGAGGGCAGGAGCGCGCCCTTCTTGCCTTGCTTGCGCCACATGCCATCCAGGCATGGCGCACGCGCTGGCTGCTCAAACGCATCGGCCTGCAACAGACTGGTGGTTTCAACTCCACCCTGCCCGATCTCTGCTTTCAAGCCATGATCGACTCGTTCGGCAACGTCGTGGAAGCCGAGGAGGGCGCGCTTCGATGGCTGCGCGAAACCTTTGCCGCCAAAATTTTTGCCCTCACTCCCGTCTTGCCCGAACCCTTGTTGAGCTGGCTGCGATCTACCCTGGCTCAGGTGCAGAGCGGCGGCGAATCCCTCGCCTCCCTCCCTCTCAGCACGCAAGTCACCAGTCCGCGAGGCATCCACCTTCAGGCGCGACTCGCGCCCGGACCGCTCTACGGCCTGCATGCCATCGCCATTGAACGCATGGCCGACCCCGTCTCACTCGGCATTGCGAGGTTGCAGAAACTGAACCTCAGCGAGCGTCAGGCCGAGGTGCTCTACTGGCTCGCCGAAGGCAAAACCAATGATGAGATTGCCGGCATTCTTCGCATCAGTCTCTTCACGGTGAAGGCGCACCTACGCACCATCTTCAATCTCCTCATGGTGGAAAATCGCCACTCCGCAGCGGCCATGGCCTGGCAGCACCTGCAAAGGGCTGCCCCCACATGGAAACCCTGA